TTGCCAATCAGAATGACGATCACTTATCGGTCAAGGCAGACAAGTGGGGAGGTTGTTGCATCGGATGGTGGTTTCATGTTGCGCCATTGATCCGTGTGAAGGTTGGCAACATAGCTGTGGTGGCACTTGTTATTGATCCTGGAATGTTCGACAAACCTGTTCTTTTAAGTACGTGGCTGTCAGCGCAGGAAAACACGAACTGCCATCCCGATGCTAAAGTTTCCATGTATTCCATTCAGCCGGGTTCAGCGTATTTACCCGACAATGATGCAGGTACCGCTTACACGACAGACCCGGCGGATATTCATACAAACCAGACACTCATTGACTACGCCGATGGGATAACGTGCCATTAGATCGCGAGATGAGGGTTGGACGCCTTCGCGAACCGGAAGGAACGGACTATGTGGAAGTGATGTTCCTGGAATCCGCTCGAATCTACAGAGTCGCAAAAGAGAATCCGGGTTTCGAGAAAATTCTGACGCTGCTTCGCGATGCCGGTTCGAACCGGCGCATCTTGAGGATCCGCTTCGCATCACCTCAAAGTGATTTCATCGAGGACGTTCAAGAAGTCGAGTCCTCGTAGAGCCTGCTTACATTTTCACGGCTGATGGTGATCTGCCGAATTTCTGTGTAGCGTATCCGACCAGGATTCCAACAATGCTTCCAGGGAGAACGATTTCAAAATAGTAGTGCTTTCCACTTGGATCCGGCATAGCTGCAACAAGAAATGCGAGTCCGGCTCCGATAGCGAGTCCGAAAAGAATTCCAAGTACCAGTGAATTTACTTTCCGCGCAAAGTAGCCAATGAGCAGACCTGCAATGATTCCTTTGACGGTGGATCCGACAACGATTCCGACCATTTGGTCCCGAACAGCCGGCGTAAACCAGGCCGTCAATCCATCCAGCACACCCAGCGCTCCACCTAGAATGAGTCCCAACAAAACTTTATTCATCACATTCCTCCTTTCAACATACTATTAAAGAACGCGCAGAATCCCTTTAAAGGCGTTTCTTGACAACCAATTCATTCTATAAAAAGAATAACGTATGGGGAAAAAACCGGAAACCAATACAGGTGGCTCGCGTGGTCGTTTTCCGACAACGCGGTATTCAGCAATCGCATCCTTGCGCAAGAGTGATGCTTCTGAAAAGCATCAGGCGTGGGAATCGGTGGTGCGGATGTACTGGAAGCCGGTTTATAAATATCTCCGGATCAAATGGCGTAAATCCAGCGAAGACGCCGAGGATCTGACTCAGGGATTCTTCACCTCCGCAATTGAGAAAAATTTTTTCCATAGCTACGATCCGAGGCGTTCGCGTTTCAGAACATTTCTCCGCACTTGCCTGGATGGTTATTTAGCGAATGAAAATAAGGCGGCGAAAACACTGAAAAGAGGAGGCGGCGCACTTTTTGTACCGTACGATTTCCATCAGGCCGAGATTGAGCTGAAACAGAGCCGGCATTCTCCCGATGAGATCTTTGAAAGGGAATGGATCCGTGCTTTATTCTCCACAGCGCTGGATGCGTTTCGCCGCAGTTGTGAAGAACAAAACAAAATGATTCAGTTTCAGATATTCGAAAAGTACGATTTGGAAAGAGATCCCGTAACAAAAATCTCTTACGGAGAGTTGTCCGAAACATTCGGAATACCGATAACAACAGTGACCAACTATCTATCTTTCGCGCGCCGCGAATTTCGCAAAATGGTGCTGCGAAAACTTGAAGAGATCAGTGGAAGTCAGAAAGAATACAGGAGCGACGCGCGGCGTCTCTTTGGAGGAACCTCCGAATGACCTGGTTACCCGATGAGACTCTCGATCATCTGCGAAAAGTTTCCACAGCTCCTGATTTAAGCGGCACGAAATATCGGATTCTGCGGGAACTGGGGCGCGGCGGCATGGCCACCGTGTATCTTGCGCATGACTCAGAACTAAATCGCGAAGTGGCAATGAAAGTTCTGGATTTCCCCGATTTCTCCGCCGAATTGGCAAGCCGGATGCTGCGCGAAGCAGCAATTGTGGCGCGTTTGGAACACCCCGGAATTGTGCCGATTCATGATGTGGGTCTCCTTCCCGATGATCGTGTTTTTTATGTGATGAAGTATGTGCGCGGTGAAAGACTCGATTCGTTTATCCATAAGACCCTACCTGAAAGGCTTCGCGTTTTTCAACGAATTTGTGAAGCCGTCGCTTTTGCACATGCAGAAGGAGTGATCCACCGGGATCTCAAACCGGAAAACATCATGGTAGGCGCTTTCGGCGAAGTGCTC
This DNA window, taken from bacterium, encodes the following:
- a CDS encoding sigma-70 family RNA polymerase sigma factor — protein: MGKKPETNTGGSRGRFPTTRYSAIASLRKSDASEKHQAWESVVRMYWKPVYKYLRIKWRKSSEDAEDLTQGFFTSAIEKNFFHSYDPRRSRFRTFLRTCLDGYLANENKAAKTLKRGGGALFVPYDFHQAEIELKQSRHSPDEIFEREWIRALFSTALDAFRRSCEEQNKMIQFQIFEKYDLERDPVTKISYGELSETFGIPITTVTNYLSFARREFRKMVLRKLEEISGSQKEYRSDARRLFGGTSE